CACGATAACCGGGTAAATATCTTTTGTATAGCGATTCCATATCAAAGATACTTCATTTTGCAATTTGTTATCAATTTGTTATCTGCTGGGGCGGTGTGAGGTTTGACCAACGGCCTAACGTTAGGCCGTTGAGTCGCCTTCCCCTTATCTGTGATAAGAGCTGCGGCTGTGAAACCTCCGCAACCTAAAACGGCTCGTTTTGTCTCGGAGCCACCATTCCGCAATTTTCGATAAACAATCACTAAGATTCTAATTGGTCACTGATAAGAGAGGTCTTGGTAGACCCGAAAAATAGCATGCGCGGGCGGAACTATCGCTACAAACCCGGGTTAATCGCTGGTCCTTGTGCCATTTGTGGCTTCTAGTACGGTTTTGTGACAATCATTATCGGTCGGTATCGGAACCTTATTTCCTATATCTTTTGCATTTGCGGTTGCCATGAAGTCCGACGGGTGGGTCCCAGGCAGGGGGCTTGCAGTTATGCAGAAGTCGTGGCACGTAGCTTAAGTTATAAAGTTGATGTTAGTGACCCGGAAAGATCACTCCTTTTGTCCACTATCAACACCCTTCTTACTCAATTCTTCCTCGAAAAGAATATTAGCACAATGTGTAGTGTGCAACTGGCCGACGAGCCTTTCGTTTATGCGGTTTTCGGAATCCAATATCCAGCCGGAAATCCGACAGATTCCCAGAAAGCTCTGACAGGGGAGTTCGACGGTCTCATTTCCGGCCACGCGGCACACATTGACACACTCTTGCAAGATGGTTGTGCCACTCCAAACACTGGGAAGACGTACGTTTGGCTTACGTACTGGAAGTCTGTTGCGGACTACCAGAAGTGGTGGACTCGAGAGGATGTGTCTCAATTCTGGGCAGATCTTCCTCTTGACGCGGGCATATGGAGAGAAGTCATGACCCCATCCCCTCGACGAAGTCAATACGCGTCCAGCCGGGTAGAGCCCTCCGGTCTGGGAAATTTGGGCAAACCAATCAGTCTGGGCGAGAAGTCGGGCTACTGGGGATGCTACCGCCATCGAAAGTCTGATCACACTTCGGATAAAATGGTGTCTCCGGTGCAAGAGAAGTTGGTGCCTCATCGACCTTTGCACAGCCCCTCGGCGGAGACATCGGGTCCTGAGATTCGCCCCGGTCGGGTTCACCTGACGCAGTTCCCAGACAACATCTGTTTTGTCGTCGAAGGACAAGACCATTCCGCCATTACgaaagaagaacaaaaattcTGGCTTGGAAACCTTGATGATTTGGTCAATAATTGGATCAAAGATCTCATTGAGGCAGGACCTGAGTCAGGGATTCTTGATGGACGGATATGTTATGATCCCGAGGGTGGCCGGTTCCGCGATGGAGAGCCTAACGCACTGGGGTATAACAAGAAAATCCAATTGTTCTACTTCCAAGATCTAGGCCAAATGGAGAAGATTGGACGACTGAATAAAGGCCATGTTGAGCTGCGAAAGAAGATCTTTGAGTCATATGGCCCCGGGGGGGAGATGATGGCCGGGAAGATTATGCTCCAGGTCGAAACGACTGTTTTGAAATCTGGTGAGATTGATTGTGAATATGTTGGATGTGCTGAAGGAACCGGTTTTATGGCCTTTGGTTCCTATCCGCAGCATATCTCTTAATTAGATAATCGAAATTACACTCGCAGCTTTTGATAATGAGGTCTTTGAAATAATTCGCTGAGGCCATCATAGCAATGGCAATGAAGAGTAAAGGTTTTAAATGTCAAGCTGTTACAGGTGCCAAAACTGGGCCTTTTAATATGTTAGTTTCTTTGAGCTAACAGCTCGGGTAGACTCCAGAGGAATAGCAAAGGCGTGCTTATACAAGGTAGAGCCCTTAACTCCCTAATCTTGACCCGAATCCTTGCAGCCCTAATTTAAATATAACTTAAACTGAAGGGCCCTAACAGAGAACATGGTGTTGCAGAGGTGATATAAAACATGTTAGAATCTGTAAGCATAGGCCTTTGGTTCGGTGCTGTAACACCAAGGCTTAGCAGCACCAGACACTTAGTTCGGTGCTATAGTGTAAACACGACTCAGGGAATCTAGAAAATATCTGAGAGAGATGGTATTCaatctacaaatgaagctgtagatgaaactggaaaatctctggatgcgttgtaagagagagaagctatctacagattagctagactaagtactaggagcaaacatggAAGTTATATGACTTCCAAtaccccccacgactagcatATAGtctagactgcgacatcgcccataGACGGGCGGGTGGGCACTGCCCACGGGCCTTATACAAGCGGGAAATAGGCCCTAACGTGTTCGGTAAGTGAGCTGGCCATataagcgagctggccaccccaaccaacttcttaattTAAAATGCATTTGtctcaaccaaaacgccattaaattatatatactaaaatcatctatctagctaggcatctattaatcttatgtcctatttctccacaaccactacactttggcgGGGCCCGCGTACGTGGGTataaagccggcgaagggcttcttcgtggagggggaggaggtgcttcaattgattccaccggctcagtgatcaattgagaagcttcttaaactaagaggccttctttagtaggtatctgcctccgggatctagtacgcttttgcttctacttctcgttggcgacgcgtaaatccttgttttctttggcgagtaagatagcaccttgcattgtaagacggaagccttttataagctggtttaatgcacgatctagcgggctaggtgggcttagagatcttgtacgaagtaaagctttgatttaTAAAGCTTAAAgacgtagttctttctccgtaaagggggGTTTTAGGGTAAAATTccggcttgattcactcCCTTTGGAACAACATGGTGAGATTGCACCATGTTTCGTCTTCTTTGCAAGTCAGGATAGTAGCTTTATTTCTAGTCAAAGCTTGCATCCTAATGGGGAGCATCTTAGGCAATGGAGAAATACGAAAATTTAGTGGATTCCACAAAAACATAATCAAGGCCGATCCCCTGTGGTGCAATCTATTTTCCCCAACCTGATCCTGACGCGGACTTTCAGATCAAAAGCACTCTGAAATGAGATGCTTGATAGAAGATTGTAGAAGATAGAAGGGTGGATGTTTGACAGATTTAATTTTAGCTAAAATACACATGACCAGAAAGGCAACAACGCCATTGATCCAATCCGCTATCGTAAAAAATTCCAATATCTTAAACCTGCGCCTGGAACTCATCAACGACCCGCCCAAGAGTCCCATTACTCCAACCATCAACCCGCTCCCGGTCACACTTCTCATACAAAGCACGTGCAAGGGCCGCAAGTTGAGCAGATTCCTTCGCATCAGCTTCTGCTGCTTGGATCTGGATCCAACATATGACACCAGAACGGGTGATCAGAGTAGTACTACCGCCGACCTGGGCGGCGCGGTACACAATATGCAGGATCTTACGTCTAGCTCCTGGGCCCAGGGTTGGGGACTGGTAGAGGGAAAGAATGCGCTCAAAGACATTGGCTCGACGGTAAACCTCCATGTCCTAGATTCGAGGTGTTAGCAATTGGAATTTTGGAGCGTTGAACTACAAGGTCGAAACTTACAGCCTCGGTGCGGAGTGCCTTAATAAACAGGTTCAGGAGCCAGTCGATTTCATCGAAGTACCCATCATCCAACTCAGGCTCGTGCAGGAGGATTTTGTCAACCCAGTATGTTGGGATCTTCTCTACTTCCCAGGCCGGTGCCTTCTGTAGGAACTTGTTGACTTTGCCGTAGACCTTGTGGAGGGGGTCTGTGAGAACCTCCAGGCAGTTCGAGGCGCACTCGCCAACAATCCAAGGAACGGGCTTCTCCATGCCGATGTTGTTGACGGTCTCGAGGAGCTCACCGGCTAGAGTAAACACTGTGCGCCATTCTGCGTAGGTAGACTCCTTGAGTTTTGCCATGAAGCGAATAATGTTTGCGAAAGCCTGTCTTCGGATTTCTTCGTGCTGAGAACAAAGACAGAGCATCAACTCGGCGACGTGACCCTGGTCCACTGCTTCTGCAATGTCCTCTCTTTCCCATTTGTTGAGAGCATTGTGAGTCGTGCCTTCGGTAGGCAGGGATCCAAAAATCTCATCGAGGTCAATGGCAGAGGCCGTATTGGATGAAGTAGGCACGTTGGAGCCAGAGTCAATGTCCATCTTGTCCTCAGTGTCGACATCATCTGCCTCTTTCAGGGACCTTTTAAGGAGAGACTTaatcttcttggtcttcGTTGCTTCAACCAGCGCATCCCTAGCAGCCTTTAGGACCTTAGTGCTTTCACCCGCCTGCTTCAGGTTACCCAGAAGACTTGCGATCCAGGCTCCAACAGAAGCTTCTGTGGATGCATCCCCACTCTTGACAACAAATGGCCATTGCTCAACGATGGCAGCAACAAGCGCGCTAGCAGTTCTGGACACATCCTCGGATAAGGACTGTAGCAGATCCTGGTAGTGAACGGGCTTCTTGGCGACACGTGAGACACAATTATCAAAGAAGACCAGTTGTTGGTGCAAAGCATCAGCCTCGAAATTCTCGAGGCTTGACAAGACGGACGCAAATGCGTGGGGGGAGCTTTGCAGAACAGAGTTATCAACCAGAATGGTCTTGAGCAGGGTGGAGATACTGCGCGAAGAGGCCTTATCCGAAGTATCCATGAGAACCTTGAGAATCGAGGTGAAGGGCGAATATTGC
Above is a genomic segment from Penicillium digitatum chromosome 3, complete sequence containing:
- a CDS encoding heme-containing dehydratase, with the protein product MCSVQLADEPFVYAVFGIQYPAGNPTDSQKALTGEFDGLISGHAAHIDTLLQDGCATPNTGKTYVWLTYWKSVADYQKWWTREDVSQFWADLPLDAGIWREVMTPSPRRSQYASSRVEPSGLGNLGKPISLGEKSGYWGCYRHRKSDHTSDKMVSPVQEKLVPHRPLHSPSAETSGPEIRPGRVHLTQFPDNICFVVEGQDHSAITKEEQKFWLGNLDDLVNNWIKDLIEAGPESGILDGRICYDPEGGRFRDGEPNALGYNKKIQLFYFQDLGQMEKIGRLNKGHVELRKKIFESYGPGGEMMAGKIMLQVETTVLKSGEIDCEYVGCAEGTGFMAFGSYPQHIS